The region TTCAACTGAAACCattttccagggaaaatcAGTTTCAATTTCTCCACCGCTATCTGTTGCTCAACTTCAGTGAGTATGATGGTTGTGAAGGCTTTCAACGGAAGCATTTGCTGCACGTTTTGCACGAAACTCTTACGAAATATCTCGGAGATCTGCATTGTACGCCGTTGTTCTTCAGCATGGCTTTGCATCTCTTAAAACCAACATTGAAAAAGCATGTTAATTTTGCACAACGTTCCATTTCTTCCACTTTATTTAAGGAAGTACAAGCCATGTTTGCTAGGACACGAATGTTGGGGCAGTTCATTAACGAAAAGCTACATATTGCGAACGAACAGAAAACTGAATCCACCGATGTTGCCTCCTCCATTGCTCAGAGGAAGCTTATAGCGGAGAAACTGAATGTAACCAGGAAAGCCGAACATTCTTTGCTAGCGATGTACGTTCTACTGTCACGCACGGAACGATTGTCACTGCTCTACTTGAAAGAGCAGAATGCGGCGGAAAAGTTCATGAAACAGATAGTGGAAGGCGCAGAAAAATCAGGAATTATCGAGGGTGTTCAAGCGGACGTTCCACTGTTTATACATCGTCTGTTCGCAGAATACTTTTGCGCCTGTTGGTTATTTGAAAACCGGGATCGTCACGAGGGAAAGCAATTCCTCAAGTCCAGCTCCTATTGGCGAGAGGAGCTAGGTGTAGTGAGGCAGCTGGTCGATGAAATAGCTGCCAGGAAGGACGACGGTAATGATTGTTCTATGCATCTTGCAATTATTCGGGACGATCTAAAAGAATTGAAAAGGCTGTTAAGAGAAACCCCCGAAGTGTTGTTGCAAGTTGATGCAGTCGGAAGAACTCCATTACACATAGTGAGTCAGTATGCTCACCCTTGGGAAGAAGGAGACGATTGTTCACTAAAAGTGATGCTGCGGCGAACGGCGTGCAATCAATGTTAAAGATAATTTTTTGAACTGGAGTACACTAAACTATGCCATCTGCACTCGCAATGAACTCGCTTTGCAGTCTCTATTAGAAAACAACGCACTGCTGAATGTGGTTGAAACATCGAACCAATTGTATCAGTATCGCAAAGATCTTGTTTTCGAGCATATTGCAAAGTATGACAGGCTCATCATGCGTTATGCATACACCTTTAACAGTCATGAACCTATGTGCTATGAAAATGTTAACAACATGAGTGCAATTTGCGAAAACATTATTAGTCGCTTTAAGACGGAGCACAAGGAATGGTTCGAGGCGAGCATATTGAATTTGATGTACCGGCGCGCTCAGAACGACTCGTCGATTGCCCTCAAATGTCTCGTAGCGTCTACAAGCCGTGCGGTATTAGCATCGATACGCGAGGAAATATTTCTGCTAGCGTTTGCATACCGCTCTGTCCACGTCCTACATTATCTGGTTCAGGAATGTAAGTTCGTAATTCCACCCACTAACGATTCTGAAGGTGTATACCGCTGTTTGCTTGTCTGCGCGGAAATTAGTTACGAGAACTGGTTCGAACCGCTGCTCGATCTGTACTGCTCCCGGCAAAACGTTCAATGTCTCGCGCATTGGAGTGCCATCGATTCGCAATCAAAACAGTTCCTGTTCTATGCAATCAACCATGGATCCGTTCCGATTCTGGTATACTTTGTTGACCAgatcaaaattaaaattgatattGAATTCATTAAAGCGTTCTTAAATGAACTCCCATTGCATTTTAAGCTAGATCGGATGGATGGGTTCGAATATATTGTCGAAGGAATCGAGAATATATACAACCGAGACCAAGAAGGACGAAGTCTGTTACATATCTGTGCTCAAAAGGGAATTTATCCGTTGGTTAAATGGTTGATTCAGCATAAAAATTTCGTTGCAAAAGACGTTGATCGTTGCAAGATGCATACGTATTCCATTTAGCAGTCCTAAACGGACACCATCGGATAGCAAAACTACTACTGGATGAAGAACTTGATAGTGTGCCGGCGGAAATGCAGAAAGATCCTTACTCTGCATGCTTGCAGCTATGTGATCGATGCGAAAAAGATGAGTTACAcgaatttgtttgttttttggatgAGAAAAGACACACAATGGTTGAGCGTTAGAAATGCTTACAAAGAAAGATTCGTTTATAAAGCACATCGTTTATTTCTAATTTTAATAGTTCCTTTGAAACTTCCACAAAAACCGTAGGATCAGTACATAGAAATCGTATTTATGAGTCAGTCTTTGGGGCGTACATTGGATGTGCGTGTGATCTGGCTGTAAAGCAGAAAGGGTTTACGGAACATAACACCGAATACACAAAACACGGAACGCATCGTATTGTCAACGCAAATTTAGAGATTCAAAATACACGGCaaatacaaaacacacattatAAGAACAAATACGAAatcttttgtctttttcgcCTCACATTCCGCTCGTCGTCCGCTTCGGTAGCCCAATGGATGTTACTTTTTTCAGCAAAATCTACGGAAGACATGTAAAAACGATTAACGGACTGGAACAACAGGATAGACGCCCGTCTACGAATTTGCTTCCTTTTGTGCCCTTGCGCCACTTACCTCATTCTCGCTGGCAATCCTTTTCTGCAGTTTTTGGCGGTTGAGAGCGGCACTGGTGACACGCGATAAACCCGTGGAACTCTTGACGAAAGGAATGCCGGAAGAATGAGAAAGATCATGGAAAAGTAGTAAATAAAACTATCTGCTTTTAGTACCGTAAGCCCTACACTcacatttcgtttcgctaCCGTCTGCGGTCTGATGCTGAGTGTCTGCAACGTTGGCTTCGTGGACAGTATTCGGCGGAGCAGTATCTGGTTGGTGCGCTCGATCTGCCGCACTCGCTCCCGGCTGAAGGatatgttgtgctgttgttgctgttgttgctggttgaaCGATTTTCTACCGCCACCCCCAGTACCAGCCCGTCGCAGGTGTGGTCCGTCGTGCGACGACAGGCGGAACGTTTGCAGCTCATCCGTAATGAAATCAATATGCAGCAGATGGTTTCCGGTATCGAAGTCCTCCGGGCGACACTGCGTTACCGCGATCTGCGGGTCCGGTTCCTGCTCATTCTGCTCGTCCTCCTCATCACCTTCCTCTTCGGCGTGAAAATCGGACTCGGAGTAATGGTCCTGCTCGGTGTAAGACGATGGTTCctcttccgttgctgctggatccGGCTCCGGATCAGCTTTTATCTTACGCGACGGTTCATCATCCACTGAAAGGGTCGAGCGTTTTTCACTGATTTCCTGCGATCCATGGTTTGACCATCGGCCACCTGCACCGACCCACGTTTCCGGTGTGCTTATCCGACGAAAACTGTCCTCGCTCATCCTTGTTCCCCGCGGACCcgcgaaaccaaacaaaatggctcGGCGCACTTGTTCAAAACTGGCGTTCGCCAACAGCACCGCACTGGTTCGTGCTAGTTAGCCCACTTCGATTCGTGTGATTGGAGGAGGAAAATCGAACATTCGAGCACCGTACCCGCAttgttaccattttccgtCGCCATGGGAACACCGGGGGTGCTACCACGGTTTGCTTTTGGAAATGTTTGACCGAACTACGATGTCACTTTCGCCCTTCGAGAACCacgaaaatggaaagtttGGCCTAGGGGAGGAACTCGCTAAGCGCATGCCACGGTAatgtataaaataaaatttaaattaaattgtgttttattcgttATATTTTTATTAGTTCCTTAAGTCTGAACCACAGATACAGCGTTCAAATCATTGCACCAGTTGGCGCGTTTCGCTGCGTTTCGATTGGCAGCAAACTCGATCATCCTAGACGGTTGTGCGTCAGTGAGGAATAGTCTGCGATCGAGTAACGGGCTACCAGCCGAAGAAGCGGTCGCTCGGAAACTGAGCATACGAATGATCATCGCCAGTACACGATACGCTCGAGTGACTTTGCACTTCCCGCAGAAAGGCAGAAAGTAACAAGACAGAAGGAAGcggcaccgagcagcatcatgcGCTCGACTGGACGATCGTGGTTCTCGATCGAGTGAGAAGACGCGATCACAGTCCGCCGGACGCCCTAAGTGAGCAGCGTATGAAATGTGAAACAAGACACCAAACTCAGATCAACGAACAGGGTTTCATGCTCAAACCGGTTTAACGGAGGTAACCGTGAAAGATcccaccggaccgggaccgaCCGATCCGGTTCAGTGCCACCCGGCCTTCAACCATGCGTCCTCTCGAGCGTGACGTACATGCGGGTGTGGGACCACGTGCTGCTAGgggtaggttttttttatgggaaCCCAACACACACCATCACAGCGCATGTTAATCCAATTTCACGGTTCAATGAGCACGCGGGATGAGGACGAGCAGTGAACCATGGTGCGCAGGAGGACGCGCATGTCTccagcatcatcgagcatcTCGCCAGCGTAggcgcagcatcatcttcagaTCCCACGCGACCCCGCACTCAGCTCAGCCAGCGGGTCGCATCAAGAAGAGGCATTCGTGGTTCCGAGTTTTCTTTCCTCGTCGTTTATTGGAATCTCTCACTCCCTCACGAAGCTTATGTGCCCGGCCTTGTCCCTTCACCTaatacaccaccacctcgcctGTCATTAGGGCGAATTCATATttcatactgctgctgctgctgctgctgctgctgcgcttgaTGCTGAACTATCAATTAACTAATTTAGAGCTAAAGGCCCCGACTAtcagcgcgtgtgtgcgtgcgttagGAAACAATTCCCCTAGTGTGGTCATGATCGATGTAGGGCCCATGTGTTTGCTGCGGATGGTCTGctcattgttgctgctgctgctgctgctgatgctgacggtGCTGTAAGCCTGTTGTTTGATCGTTGCTTTAGCCGATGGagcgtcgatcgatttgctcGTCGACTGCTCGTTCATACGGAGGGACGATCGATCAAGGAAAGAGGAATGAATCTCGATCGTAGTCGGCGAGACACTTGGTGGAATAAAACGTCTTATCGCAAGGGTCCGTGTACTTGCCCTCTGGTGTCGCCAAGCGGAAAAAAGATATTAATGCCTCGTCGAGGTCAGTACTAGCagatcacgatcgtgatcgagataCTAACGCGTTTCCCGGCAGGCGTGGATCGCCTCTTTTGCCTTGTCCCGCATGTCCGGTGGCAGCATGGCGTCCATCTGGGCGAGCGTCTTCTGTATGTTGAT is a window of Anopheles aquasalis chromosome 2, idAnoAquaMG_Q_19, whole genome shotgun sequence DNA encoding:
- the LOC126571460 gene encoding uncharacterized protein LOC126571460, which gives rise to MSEDSFRRISTPETWVGAGGRWSNHGSQEISEKRSTLSVDDEPSRKIKADPEPDPAATEEEPSSYTEQDHYSESDFHAEEEGDEEDEQNEQEPDPQIAVTQCRPEDFDTGNHLLHIDFITDELQTFRLSSHDGPHLRRAGTGGGGRKSFNQQQQQQQHNISFSRERVRQIERTNQILLRRILSTKPTLQTLSIRPQTVAKRNSSTGLSRVTSAALNRQKLQKRIASENEILLKKVTSIGLPKRTTSGM